From Cellulomonas fimi ATCC 484, a single genomic window includes:
- a CDS encoding aldo/keto reductase, translated as MEYTRLGRSGLRVSRIGLGCMSYGVAATGMHQWTLDEDAAAPFFRQAVEVGVTFWDTANVYQGGTSEEFVGRAIQRYSRREDIVLATKVHGKMHDGPGGSGLSRKAILEQLDASLHRLGTDYVDVYYIHRFDDDVPVEETMEALHDVVKAGKVRYLGASSMWAWQFAKLQHTARLHGWTPFVAMQDQYNVLRREEERDMIPLCLDQGVGLTPYSPLAKGRAARPWGEQTARSSTDAVAKAFDRDVDQAVVDAIQRVAEARGASMAQVALAWLLSKPVVACPIVGATKPHHLADAVAALDVDLTDEEIAALEEPYTTQDNYWW; from the coding sequence ATGGAGTACACACGGCTGGGGCGCTCCGGCCTCAGGGTCAGCCGCATCGGCCTCGGCTGCATGAGCTACGGCGTGGCCGCGACCGGCATGCACCAGTGGACGCTCGACGAGGACGCGGCGGCGCCGTTCTTCCGCCAGGCCGTCGAGGTCGGCGTGACGTTCTGGGACACCGCGAACGTCTACCAGGGCGGCACGTCCGAGGAGTTCGTCGGCCGAGCGATCCAGCGCTACTCCCGCCGCGAGGACATCGTCCTGGCCACCAAGGTCCACGGGAAGATGCACGACGGTCCCGGCGGCAGCGGCCTGTCCCGCAAGGCGATCCTCGAGCAGCTCGATGCTTCGTTGCACCGGCTCGGCACCGACTACGTCGACGTCTACTACATCCACCGCTTCGACGACGACGTCCCGGTGGAGGAGACCATGGAGGCCCTCCACGACGTCGTGAAGGCCGGCAAGGTCCGCTACCTCGGCGCCTCCTCCATGTGGGCCTGGCAGTTCGCCAAGCTGCAGCACACCGCGCGCCTGCACGGCTGGACCCCCTTCGTCGCGATGCAGGACCAGTACAACGTCCTGCGCCGGGAAGAGGAGCGGGACATGATCCCGCTCTGCCTGGACCAGGGCGTCGGCCTGACCCCGTACTCACCGCTGGCGAAGGGCCGGGCTGCACGACCCTGGGGTGAGCAGACGGCCCGGTCCTCGACGGACGCCGTCGCCAAGGCCTTCGACCGGGACGTCGACCAGGCGGTCGTCGATGCGATCCAGCGGGTCGCGGAGGCCCGTGGCGCCTCGATGGCCCAGGTTGCCCTGGCGTGGCTGCTCTCCAAGCCGGTGGTCGCCTGCCCGATCGTGGGTGCCACCAAGCCGCACCACCTCGCCGACGCCGTCGCCGCCCTCGACGTGGACCTCACCGACGAGGAGATCGCCGCGCTCGAGGAGCCCTACACGACCCAGGACAACTACTGGTGGTGA
- a CDS encoding HAD family hydrolase, translating into MRLDVDAILFDIDGTLVDSTAVVERTWGAWCAARGIDAREVLRVCHGRRSEDTVAEFLPRDQRAAAVDELERLEMADLDDVTALPATRDLLSRLPSDRWAAVTSGSRLLMRARLAAAGLPVPDVLVAAEDVLLGKPDPQGYLNAARQLGFDPRRCLVVEDAPAGLEAGRAAGAHVLGVATSHPAHDLSAAHVVVPDLAACAVEVTAEGLVISTAG; encoded by the coding sequence ATGCGCTTGGACGTCGACGCGATCCTGTTCGACATCGACGGGACACTGGTGGACTCGACCGCCGTGGTCGAGCGCACGTGGGGGGCATGGTGCGCTGCCCGCGGGATCGACGCTCGGGAGGTCCTCAGGGTCTGTCACGGGCGCCGCTCGGAGGACACGGTGGCCGAGTTCCTGCCGAGAGACCAGCGCGCCGCAGCGGTCGATGAGCTCGAGCGGCTGGAGATGGCAGACCTCGACGACGTGACCGCGCTCCCCGCCACGCGAGACCTCTTGTCGCGCCTCCCATCCGATCGATGGGCCGCGGTGACGTCGGGGTCGCGATTGCTGATGCGTGCGCGGCTGGCCGCCGCCGGGCTGCCGGTGCCCGACGTCTTGGTAGCGGCAGAGGATGTCCTCCTGGGCAAGCCTGACCCGCAGGGATATCTGAACGCAGCCCGGCAGCTCGGCTTCGACCCTCGCCGGTGCCTCGTCGTGGAGGACGCACCAGCCGGCCTGGAGGCGGGACGTGCAGCGGGGGCGCACGTGCTCGGGGTGGCGACCTCCCACCCGGCCCACGACCTGAGCGCAGCGCACGTCGTGGTGCCCGACCTCGCGGCCTGCGCCGTCGAGGTGACTGCCGAGGGCCTGGTCATCAGCACGGCCGGCTGA
- a CDS encoding SRPBCC domain-containing protein, with product MQTSAVAGRADMAARHVSMQLAAPGPVDRVWQALTDGRHTVSWLGRLNVERVVEGGHFDLWHDEDVSSRHTVVQWHPRRLLALTWDFPEEHSSRVSFGLAETSASTAMLTVHHESVDDAVSYAAGWHRHLQFLEAHLRGRDLPLGEFWTGYDDLVGLYGADQFSSDARPT from the coding sequence GTGCAGACATCCGCGGTTGCTGGCCGCGCCGACATGGCGGCGCGACATGTAAGCATGCAGCTCGCGGCTCCGGGGCCCGTGGACCGCGTCTGGCAGGCGCTGACGGATGGTCGGCACACAGTCAGCTGGCTAGGCCGCCTCAATGTCGAGCGAGTCGTTGAGGGCGGGCACTTCGACCTGTGGCACGACGAGGACGTCAGCTCCCGGCACACCGTCGTGCAGTGGCACCCTCGACGACTGCTGGCTTTGACGTGGGACTTCCCCGAGGAGCACTCGAGTCGCGTCAGCTTTGGCCTCGCCGAGACGAGCGCGTCCACAGCGATGCTCACCGTGCATCACGAGTCCGTGGACGATGCGGTGTCCTACGCCGCCGGCTGGCACCGGCACCTCCAATTCCTCGAGGCGCACCTGCGCGGGCGAGACCTTCCGCTGGGAGAATTCTGGACCGGCTACGACGACCTCGTCGGGCTCTACGGCGCAGATCAGTTCAGCTCCGACGCTCGACCCACCTAA
- a CDS encoding MarR family winged helix-turn-helix transcriptional regulator — MSRSGADLALLLLSGFRTLVDGAMVELAARGYDDFRPTHEFAMRAILAGADSASDVGRRLSVSKQAAAKTVAVLVDRGYVSSDPDPSDARRNRLQVTARGLDVLREGEAVFDDLRARWEETLGAAELAHLEASLVKVVGGATVDPDAPGWVGQDVAAIEQ; from the coding sequence ATGTCCCGGTCCGGTGCCGACCTCGCCCTGCTGCTGCTCAGCGGCTTCCGCACGCTCGTGGACGGTGCGATGGTCGAGCTGGCCGCTCGCGGCTACGACGACTTCCGTCCCACTCACGAGTTCGCGATGCGCGCGATCCTCGCCGGCGCCGACAGTGCGTCCGACGTCGGACGACGCCTGTCCGTCTCCAAGCAGGCGGCCGCGAAGACCGTCGCGGTCCTCGTCGACCGCGGCTACGTGTCGAGCGACCCTGACCCGTCCGACGCCCGACGCAACCGGCTCCAGGTCACCGCCCGCGGGCTCGACGTCCTGCGCGAGGGCGAAGCGGTCTTCGACGACCTGCGCGCGCGGTGGGAGGAGACGCTGGGCGCCGCGGAGCTCGCGCACCTCGAGGCAAGCCTGGTGAAGGTCGTCGGTGGAGCGACGGTGGACCCGGACGCACCCGGGTGGGTCGGCCAGGACGTGGCCGCGATCGAGCAGTAG
- a CDS encoding HAD family hydrolase, with protein MTVSAAEVAHGKPAPDLYLHAARQMGVSPAACVVVEDSRYGGAGGARGRDAFARVRGGLTPAEWLEGPGTTVFDDMRALPPLLASV; from the coding sequence CTGACGGTTAGCGCCGCCGAGGTCGCGCACGGCAAGCCGGCGCCGGACCTGTACCTGCACGCCGCCCGGCAGATGGGTGTGAGCCCGGCGGCGTGCGTCGTGGTCGAGGACAGCCGGTACGGGGGTGCAGGCGGCGCGCGCGGCCGGGATGCGTTCGCTCGGGTACGCGGTGGGCTCACACCGGCGGAGTGGCTCGAGGGGCCGGGCACGACCGTGTTCGACGACATGCGGGCACTGCCCCCGCTGCTCGCGTCGGTCTGA
- a CDS encoding DUF6183 family protein, producing MVDGIEKIVAELPELQDVTGVFALADARVAQGDAAFAADLGLALARAYGSSERMWQYTSVFGHLLRLLATTAGPENVVQALRLVSAAEVTSPKRDRSMASLLASSHEVAHLAAAFTGPASEELRACLVQELVLRGVVVDETPGIAEWATSPHGSRHPLGWLPRTRSELEAGAALPSYHARGGSHAMPYGPSTSREPAVISGAPVPSSKETTTPAVATAMAAAVSNWADESNGRIEARVFALAEPLDAASVPDALLTLGLKCLHGAGTGAAVSVAVHPPARAWQVLFAAASTGGAYNHGAYGAYGRLAAWRSLAALAGSPEGDGVGDVEARARDSIWYGFEAGTEWFERVAWDIGLAALGPDRRRLAVLAATDTD from the coding sequence GTGGTCGATGGGATCGAGAAGATCGTGGCCGAGCTGCCGGAGCTGCAGGACGTCACCGGCGTGTTCGCGCTGGCCGACGCCCGGGTCGCGCAGGGGGACGCAGCCTTCGCGGCGGACCTGGGCCTCGCCCTCGCCCGGGCGTACGGCTCCAGCGAGCGGATGTGGCAGTACACCAGCGTCTTCGGCCATCTGCTTCGGCTGCTCGCGACCACCGCTGGTCCGGAGAACGTGGTCCAGGCACTGCGGCTCGTCTCCGCGGCGGAGGTCACCAGCCCGAAGCGCGATCGCTCCATGGCCTCGTTGCTGGCATCGAGCCACGAGGTCGCGCACCTCGCTGCGGCGTTCACCGGACCCGCGTCGGAGGAGCTGCGGGCGTGCCTGGTCCAGGAGCTGGTTCTCCGGGGCGTCGTCGTCGACGAGACACCTGGGATCGCGGAGTGGGCGACGTCGCCCCACGGGAGTCGTCACCCTCTGGGGTGGTTGCCGCGGACACGCTCCGAGCTGGAGGCCGGCGCAGCTCTGCCGAGCTACCACGCACGTGGTGGCAGCCACGCGATGCCCTACGGGCCGTCGACGAGCCGCGAGCCGGCGGTGATCTCCGGCGCACCTGTCCCGTCGTCGAAGGAGACGACGACACCGGCCGTCGCCACAGCGATGGCCGCCGCCGTGTCGAACTGGGCCGACGAGTCCAACGGCCGCATCGAGGCGCGGGTGTTCGCGCTGGCAGAACCCCTGGACGCCGCGTCGGTCCCGGATGCGCTCCTGACGCTGGGGCTGAAGTGCCTGCACGGCGCAGGGACGGGGGCCGCCGTGTCGGTCGCCGTCCACCCCCCGGCTCGGGCATGGCAGGTGCTCTTCGCTGCGGCCTCCACGGGAGGGGCGTACAACCACGGCGCCTACGGCGCCTACGGCCGGCTGGCCGCCTGGCGGTCGCTGGCCGCGCTGGCGGGCAGCCCGGAAGGCGACGGCGTCGGTGACGTCGAGGCTCGTGCGCGGGACAGCATCTGGTACGGCTTCGAGGCGGGCACGGAGTGGTTCGAGCGTGTGGCCTGGGACATCGGCCTGGCCGCCCTCGGGCCGGACCGTCGGCGCCTGGCCGTGCTGGCCGCGACCGACACCGACTGA
- a CDS encoding HEAT repeat domain-containing protein, with protein MHSLSDLSLGAVVAAALAEVRHDTGDSPVPHVVELQRRATAEVLDLALRWTASDDPDAWELGVSVLRELGPADPVGRRPFSDRVVPHLLGLLDGSDDPARERSLLQALAYNGAREAVGRFLDRVDHPDDGVRTTVAFQLPYLTDPDDPATEVLDALEHLTADPDADVRHYALYALVQEGGFVVDPPRALLVARRLVDDPDDQVRDLAAAHSGERIATPLGPLAISLTCGGVPLGLPSATSVLPSGARTARWDDVGGLTVDALVVPYTYENELLEHPQCTCWGIEWRMHARADTGPIRVDAQLPDGMEGGPGGGWHLAATHFDDDEHTLTVGGPHHDAFEDELRAGLHALSWQGSFTWDDPYGPLENPRGLSWLLPALLAGESAATHVAVAWTRLGPEKADDATEWAVEVTRASLRQDAGVEEHGRTV; from the coding sequence GTGCACTCACTCTCCGACCTGTCGCTGGGGGCGGTCGTCGCGGCCGCGCTGGCGGAGGTCCGCCACGACACCGGCGACAGCCCTGTGCCTCACGTGGTCGAGCTTCAGCGGCGTGCGACGGCGGAGGTGCTCGACCTGGCGCTGCGCTGGACGGCGAGTGACGACCCCGATGCGTGGGAGCTGGGCGTCAGCGTCCTGCGCGAGCTCGGCCCGGCGGACCCGGTGGGTCGCCGTCCGTTCAGCGACCGGGTCGTCCCGCACCTGCTCGGGCTCCTGGACGGGTCGGACGACCCGGCGAGGGAGCGGAGCCTGTTGCAGGCGCTGGCCTACAACGGCGCTCGAGAAGCGGTCGGGCGGTTCCTCGACCGGGTCGACCACCCGGACGACGGGGTCCGCACGACCGTCGCGTTCCAGCTGCCGTACCTCACGGACCCGGACGACCCGGCCACCGAGGTGCTCGACGCCCTGGAGCACCTGACCGCCGACCCGGACGCCGACGTCCGCCACTACGCCCTGTACGCCCTGGTCCAGGAAGGCGGGTTCGTCGTCGACCCGCCACGGGCGCTGCTCGTCGCCCGCCGGCTCGTCGACGACCCCGACGACCAGGTGCGCGACCTCGCCGCCGCGCACAGCGGCGAGCGGATCGCGACGCCGCTCGGGCCGCTCGCGATCTCCCTGACGTGCGGCGGCGTCCCGCTCGGCCTGCCGTCCGCGACGTCGGTCCTGCCGTCCGGCGCCCGCACCGCCCGGTGGGACGACGTCGGCGGGCTGACCGTCGACGCCCTCGTCGTGCCCTACACCTACGAGAACGAGCTCCTCGAGCACCCCCAGTGCACGTGCTGGGGCATCGAGTGGCGCATGCACGCCCGGGCCGACACCGGACCGATCCGCGTCGACGCGCAGCTCCCGGACGGGATGGAGGGTGGGCCCGGCGGCGGCTGGCACCTCGCGGCGACGCACTTCGACGACGACGAGCACACACTGACTGTGGGCGGGCCCCACCACGACGCCTTCGAGGACGAGCTGCGCGCCGGACTCCACGCGCTCTCGTGGCAGGGATCGTTCACCTGGGACGACCCCTACGGACCGCTCGAGAACCCCCGAGGCCTGTCCTGGCTGCTGCCCGCCCTCCTCGCCGGCGAGAGCGCGGCAACGCACGTGGCGGTCGCGTGGACGCGGCTCGGCCCCGAGAAGGCCGACGACGCAACCGAGTGGGCTGTCGAAGTCACCCGCGCGAGCCTGCGCCAGGACGCCGGGGTCGAGGAGCACGGCCGCACGGTCTGA
- a CDS encoding DapH/DapD/GlmU-related protein → MELQEFLDHVARGAVIEGGSEQHAFLHAAAQDALRVLAELNSGYRTPAEVRALLSRLTGRPVADSVALFPPFHCEFGQNLTLGQDVFINMGCRFQDAGGITLGDGTLIGHGTTIVTLNHVADPARRADMVPAPVVIGRRAWLGASVTVLPGVTIGDGAIVGAGAVVTKDVPANAIVAGVPARLVRMTGFSA, encoded by the coding sequence ATGGAGCTGCAGGAGTTCCTCGACCACGTCGCCCGGGGGGCGGTCATCGAGGGTGGCTCCGAGCAGCACGCGTTCCTGCACGCCGCGGCCCAGGACGCGCTGCGGGTGCTGGCGGAGCTCAACTCCGGCTACCGCACGCCCGCGGAGGTGCGCGCGCTGCTGTCCCGGCTCACGGGGCGGCCCGTGGCGGACTCGGTGGCCCTGTTCCCGCCGTTCCACTGCGAGTTCGGCCAGAACCTCACGCTCGGCCAGGACGTCTTCATCAACATGGGCTGCCGGTTCCAGGACGCCGGCGGCATCACCCTCGGCGACGGGACGCTGATCGGGCACGGCACCACCATCGTGACGCTCAACCACGTCGCCGACCCCGCGCGTCGCGCCGACATGGTCCCGGCGCCCGTCGTGATCGGCCGCAGGGCCTGGCTCGGCGCCTCTGTCACGGTCCTGCCGGGAGTGACGATCGGAGACGGCGCCATCGTCGGCGCCGGCGCGGTCGTCACCAAGGACGTGCCCGCGAACGCGATCGTCGCCGGCGTCCCGGCACGGCTCGTCCGTATGACGGGGTTCAGTGCCTGA
- a CDS encoding GNAT family N-acetyltransferase, whose protein sequence is MLRDATGDDLDLLHNLLLEAFNWDGTPRFTRAEVVADAHTGRYLGGWKRPDDFGLVATDEDGCPLGAVWARALPAATPGYGYVADDVPELGMAVSRPYHGRGVGSALLAGCLEQARGLGWRAVSLSVEDGNAAARALYVRHGFVTVGRNGGSDTMLREL, encoded by the coding sequence ATGCTGCGCGACGCGACCGGCGACGACCTCGACCTGCTCCACAACCTGCTGCTCGAGGCGTTCAACTGGGACGGCACGCCGCGGTTCACCCGCGCCGAGGTGGTCGCGGACGCCCACACAGGGCGCTACCTCGGAGGCTGGAAGCGACCGGACGACTTCGGGCTCGTCGCGACCGACGAGGACGGCTGCCCGCTCGGCGCCGTCTGGGCGCGCGCCCTGCCGGCCGCCACGCCGGGCTACGGCTACGTGGCGGACGACGTCCCGGAGCTGGGCATGGCGGTCTCTCGTCCGTACCACGGCCGGGGTGTGGGGTCCGCGCTCCTCGCCGGATGCCTCGAGCAGGCGCGCGGTCTCGGGTGGCGGGCTGTGAGCCTGAGCGTCGAGGACGGGAATGCCGCCGCCCGTGCGCTCTACGTCCGGCACGGCTTCGTGACGGTCGGCCGCAACGGGGGCTCGGACACCATGCTGCGCGAGCTCTGA
- a CDS encoding alpha/beta fold hydrolase has product MDNPVVYSSRQPSCPSEESTMSTTQATIPAATHHTARINGARIHYVTAGSTGTPVLLVHGFPETWWAFHNVIPLLAEAHRVVAVDLRGFGDSSTADDDHDSTTAARDLHGLIEHLGWGPVHVTTQDISGGTVFRLVATHPQDVLSLTAIEAGLAGFGLEGLADVTHGGSWHIGALAAAGIPELLFTGRERELLGRWAFPSMTAVAGSVTDADVDELARTYARPGGWRGAVGLYRSMLTEGEDLRALAKSRPLTVPVLAVGAGGGPFTSATLDQVTAGEVTAVQLEGVGHYAALEAPDALAAAILDFTAAVDAA; this is encoded by the coding sequence ATGGACAACCCGGTTGTCTACAGTAGTCGACAACCTAGTTGTCCATCCGAGGAGTCGACGATGAGCACCACGCAGGCGACCATCCCCGCCGCCACCCACCACACCGCGCGGATCAACGGTGCGCGGATCCACTACGTGACCGCGGGCTCCACCGGGACGCCGGTCCTGCTCGTGCACGGCTTCCCGGAGACGTGGTGGGCGTTCCACAACGTCATCCCCCTGCTCGCCGAGGCGCACCGGGTCGTCGCCGTCGACCTGCGCGGCTTCGGCGACTCCAGCACCGCCGACGACGACCACGACAGCACGACCGCCGCACGGGACCTGCACGGGCTGATCGAGCACCTGGGCTGGGGACCCGTGCACGTGACCACGCAGGACATCAGCGGAGGGACGGTGTTCCGGCTCGTCGCCACCCACCCGCAGGACGTCCTCAGCCTCACGGCGATCGAGGCGGGCCTGGCGGGGTTCGGCCTGGAGGGCCTGGCGGACGTCACGCACGGCGGCTCGTGGCACATCGGGGCCCTCGCGGCAGCCGGCATCCCGGAGCTGCTGTTCACCGGCCGCGAGCGCGAGCTGCTCGGCCGGTGGGCCTTCCCGAGCATGACCGCCGTCGCCGGGTCCGTCACCGACGCCGACGTGGACGAGCTCGCTCGCACCTACGCCCGCCCCGGCGGCTGGCGCGGGGCCGTCGGCCTCTACCGCTCGATGCTCACGGAGGGCGAGGACCTCAGGGCACTGGCGAAGTCGAGACCGCTGACCGTGCCCGTGCTGGCCGTCGGCGCAGGCGGTGGACCGTTCACCTCCGCGACGCTCGACCAGGTCACGGCAGGTGAGGTCACCGCCGTCCAGCTCGAGGGCGTCGGTCACTACGCGGCCCTGGAGGCCCCGGACGCGCTCGCGGCGGCCATCCTCGACTTCACCGCGGCCGTCGACGCAGCATGA
- a CDS encoding glycoside hydrolase family 27 protein, with protein sequence MRSPRRWTTTLATAALTVCAVGLGTGADAAAPRAPGAAAVPLAAPTVDEPAPLPPLGWNSWNTFYCNIDEQMIRQTADAMVSSGMAAAGYQYVVVDDCWMQDTRDANGNLRARTDRFPSGMKALGDYIHSKGLKFGIYHAPREKTCNQYFANLPGTSSYGREAQDATLFASWGVDYVKHDWCDPRGSATEQAAVFQRFGAALKATGRPIVYSINPNSAHSNTAPTYSGWGAFSDMWRTSEDLSASWSTGCAPSADCFVGITEALDIVEPMREWTRPGQYNDPDMLMVGVRNALTATENRAHMSMWAMLGAPLIAGNDLRSMSADVRAVLTNRDVLAIDQDPLVRQADRVRDDGDAEVWAKPLADGSVAVALLNRGSGTRQISTTLGQVGLGAGTYQYREVWTGATGSTTGQISAQVAQHGVALFRVGAGGTTPPPTGTALVSASSGRCLDVPGSATANGTGLVIWDCHTAANQTWTAGADGTLRSLGKCLDAPPSATAGTRVQLWDCNGGTNQQWTSQADGTIRGARSGLCLDVDRNLTANSTAVLLWTCTGAVNQRWSRR encoded by the coding sequence GTGAGAAGTCCTCGTCGCTGGACCACGACGCTGGCCACGGCCGCCCTGACCGTCTGCGCCGTCGGCCTCGGGACGGGCGCCGACGCGGCCGCCCCGCGGGCCCCTGGCGCCGCGGCGGTCCCGCTCGCTGCACCCACAGTCGACGAGCCCGCTCCCTTGCCGCCGCTCGGCTGGAACAGCTGGAACACGTTCTACTGCAACATCGACGAGCAGATGATCCGGCAGACGGCGGACGCGATGGTGAGCTCGGGGATGGCCGCCGCCGGGTACCAGTACGTCGTCGTCGACGACTGCTGGATGCAGGACACCCGCGACGCGAACGGCAACCTGCGGGCACGGACCGACCGCTTCCCGTCGGGGATGAAGGCGCTGGGCGACTACATCCACAGCAAGGGGCTGAAGTTCGGGATCTACCACGCGCCGCGCGAGAAGACGTGCAACCAGTACTTCGCGAACCTCCCGGGCACGTCGTCGTACGGGCGCGAGGCGCAGGACGCGACCCTCTTCGCGTCGTGGGGCGTCGACTACGTCAAGCACGACTGGTGCGACCCGCGCGGCAGCGCGACCGAGCAGGCGGCCGTCTTCCAGCGGTTCGGCGCCGCGCTCAAGGCCACCGGCCGCCCGATCGTCTACTCGATCAACCCGAACAGCGCGCACTCCAACACGGCCCCGACGTACTCCGGCTGGGGCGCGTTCTCGGACATGTGGCGGACCTCCGAGGACCTGTCGGCCTCGTGGTCGACCGGCTGCGCGCCATCCGCCGACTGCTTCGTCGGGATCACCGAGGCGCTGGACATCGTCGAGCCGATGCGCGAGTGGACGAGGCCGGGCCAGTACAACGACCCCGACATGCTGATGGTGGGCGTGCGGAACGCGCTCACCGCCACCGAGAACCGGGCCCACATGAGCATGTGGGCGATGCTCGGCGCTCCCCTGATCGCCGGCAACGACCTGCGCAGCATGAGCGCCGACGTGCGCGCGGTGCTCACCAACCGCGACGTCCTCGCGATCGACCAGGACCCGCTCGTGCGGCAGGCCGACCGCGTGCGGGACGACGGCGACGCCGAGGTGTGGGCGAAGCCGCTCGCGGACGGCTCCGTCGCCGTCGCGCTGCTCAACCGCGGCTCTGGCACCCGGCAGATCTCGACCACGCTCGGGCAGGTCGGCCTCGGTGCCGGGACGTACCAGTACCGCGAGGTGTGGACCGGCGCGACGGGCTCGACGACGGGCCAGATCTCCGCGCAGGTCGCCCAGCACGGCGTGGCCCTGTTCCGGGTCGGTGCCGGCGGCACGACCCCGCCGCCGACCGGCACCGCGCTCGTCAGCGCGTCGTCGGGGCGCTGCCTCGACGTGCCCGGCAGCGCGACCGCGAACGGCACCGGGCTCGTGATCTGGGACTGCCACACCGCAGCCAACCAGACCTGGACCGCCGGCGCGGACGGCACCCTCCGCTCGCTCGGCAAGTGCCTCGACGCGCCGCCGAGCGCGACCGCGGGCACGCGCGTGCAGCTCTGGGACTGCAACGGCGGCACCAACCAGCAGTGGACGTCCCAGGCCGACGGCACGATCCGTGGCGCCCGGTCCGGGCTGTGCCTGGACGTCGACCGGAACCTCACGGCCAACAGCACGGCCGTGCTGCTGTGGACCTGCACGGGAGCGGTGAACCAGCGCTGGTCGCGCCGGTAG
- a CDS encoding DUF6578 domain-containing protein, translating into MPVVVWVPELTLTCCGSVFGVGDSVDWHVADPESDSLETVLPRDVAQRISLVENSHGASDDTSRSTHGTVLEIHAAFVGYAGSGVGGVLSPVPGTAFLREVAHVEETATGGPGVRLSGYVVTLDVQPSPG; encoded by the coding sequence GTGCCGGTCGTCGTCTGGGTCCCCGAGCTGACGCTGACGTGCTGCGGGAGCGTCTTCGGCGTGGGGGACTCCGTCGACTGGCACGTTGCAGATCCTGAATCCGACTCGCTCGAAACCGTGCTTCCCCGTGACGTCGCCCAGCGCATCTCTCTTGTCGAGAACAGCCACGGCGCGTCGGACGACACCAGTCGTTCGACGCACGGAACCGTGCTCGAGATCCACGCTGCCTTCGTCGGCTACGCAGGCTCCGGTGTCGGGGGCGTGCTGTCCCCGGTGCCAGGCACGGCGTTCCTGCGCGAGGTGGCGCACGTCGAGGAGACCGCCACGGGCGGTCCTGGCGTCCGGCTGAGCGGCTACGTCGTCACGCTGGACGTGCAGCCCTCACCTGGCTGA
- a CDS encoding ATPase, translating to MPTVSGSHLVVIGGRSGVGKSSAAFALHDLLRQRDVQHAVIEGDALDLAHPAPWEHRLAERNLAAVWANYRSLGYRRLVYTNTVAVLHTTSIAAAMGDEPRVTAVLLSASDVTTCARLACRERGESLARHLERSAQAAELLEEKAPPEVHRLATDGLLPVEVAQRILPLLDWLRA from the coding sequence ATGCCGACTGTGAGCGGCTCGCATCTCGTGGTCATCGGCGGACGGTCCGGCGTGGGGAAGTCGTCCGCGGCCTTCGCTCTGCACGACCTGCTCAGGCAGCGCGACGTCCAGCACGCCGTCATCGAGGGTGACGCCCTCGACCTGGCGCACCCTGCTCCGTGGGAGCACCGACTCGCCGAGCGCAACCTCGCGGCCGTCTGGGCGAACTACCGGTCGCTCGGCTACCGCCGCCTCGTGTACACGAACACCGTCGCAGTGCTCCACACCACGAGCATCGCGGCAGCGATGGGTGACGAGCCGCGCGTCACGGCTGTCCTTCTCTCGGCATCCGACGTCACGACATGCGCACGGCTCGCCTGCCGAGAGCGGGGCGAGAGCCTGGCCCGTCATCTGGAGCGCAGCGCCCAGGCCGCCGAGCTGCTCGAGGAGAAGGCACCGCCCGAGGTCCATCGGCTCGCGACGGACGGCCTGCTCCCCGTCGAGGTCGCTCAACGCATTCTGCCTCTGCTGGACTGGCTCCGAGCGTGA